A window of the Streptomyces sp. NBC_00250 genome harbors these coding sequences:
- a CDS encoding class F sortase — MGRSDASGRPDATGRHGAWGLIAVVLLVGVHLVRGGTGGTDDLGSDGPPQPLSAAAPDRARAEAALVPASVPDPLPPSTPVRVRVPAVRTDAPITKVGLDADGWIEAPPPEENRLAGWFTGSVTPGERGTAVVVGHVDTPSGRAVFYDLGALRKGHRVEIARRDGRTAVFAVYGVEVVPKEAFPAERVYGDAGVPELRLITCGGTFTEENGYAGNVVVSARLVDVR; from the coding sequence GTGGGGCGGTCGGACGCTTCGGGGCGACCGGACGCGACGGGGCGGCACGGCGCCTGGGGTCTCATCGCCGTCGTCCTCCTGGTCGGCGTCCACCTCGTGCGCGGCGGCACGGGCGGTACGGACGACCTCGGGTCCGACGGCCCTCCCCAGCCGCTCTCCGCCGCCGCACCCGACCGCGCCCGGGCCGAGGCAGCCCTCGTCCCCGCGTCCGTACCCGATCCGCTGCCCCCGTCGACCCCGGTCCGGGTCCGCGTCCCCGCCGTTCGGACGGACGCCCCGATCACGAAGGTCGGGCTCGACGCCGACGGCTGGATCGAGGCCCCGCCGCCCGAGGAGAACCGGCTCGCGGGCTGGTTCACCGGCTCGGTCACCCCCGGCGAGCGCGGCACCGCCGTCGTCGTCGGCCATGTCGACACCCCGAGCGGCCGGGCCGTCTTCTACGACCTCGGCGCCCTCCGCAAGGGACACCGCGTGGAGATCGCCCGCCGCGACGGCCGGACCGCCGTCTTCGCCGTGTACGGGGTCGAGGTCGTCCCCAAGGAGGCCTTCCCCGCCGAGCGCGTCTACGGCGACGCCGGCGTGCCCGAGCTGCGCCTGATCACCTGCGGAGGCACCTTCACCGAGGAGAACGGCTACGCGGGCAACGTGGTGGTCTCGGCCCGGCTGGTCGACGTCCGCTGA
- a CDS encoding beta-ketoacyl-ACP synthase III: MTGTRIAALGHYQPAKVLTNQDLAELVDTDDAWITSRVGIRTRHIGGPDEPVDELAAHAAGKALATAGLTPDDIDLVLVATSTAIDRSPNTAARVAARLGMTSPATMDLNVVCAGFTHALATADHAVRAGGSRRALVIGADKMSDVADWTDRTTCVLVGDGAGAAIVEAVDDEEAGAAPGIGPVLWGSVPEMGHAVRIEGIPPRFAQEGQSVYRWATQQLPALARQTCERSGITPEELAGVVLHQANLRIIEPLAAKIGAVNAIVARDVVDSGNTSAASIPLALAKLVERGELATGAPVLLFGFGGNLSYAGQVVRVP; this comes from the coding sequence ATGACGGGCACTCGCATTGCCGCGCTCGGGCACTACCAGCCCGCCAAGGTGCTCACCAACCAAGACCTCGCGGAGTTGGTCGACACCGACGACGCGTGGATCACCAGCCGGGTCGGTATCCGCACCCGGCACATCGGAGGCCCCGACGAACCCGTCGACGAGCTCGCCGCGCACGCGGCGGGCAAGGCCCTGGCCACCGCCGGGCTCACCCCCGACGACATCGACCTCGTCCTCGTCGCCACCTCCACGGCCATCGACCGCTCGCCCAACACGGCCGCCCGCGTCGCCGCCCGCCTCGGCATGACCTCGCCCGCCACCATGGACCTCAACGTGGTCTGTGCCGGGTTCACCCACGCCCTGGCCACCGCCGACCACGCCGTCCGGGCCGGCGGCTCACGCCGCGCGCTGGTGATCGGCGCCGACAAGATGAGCGACGTGGCCGACTGGACCGACCGCACCACCTGCGTCCTCGTCGGCGACGGCGCGGGCGCCGCGATCGTCGAGGCCGTGGACGACGAGGAGGCGGGGGCCGCCCCCGGCATCGGCCCGGTCCTGTGGGGCTCGGTCCCGGAGATGGGCCACGCCGTCCGGATCGAGGGCATCCCGCCCCGCTTCGCGCAGGAGGGTCAGAGCGTCTACCGCTGGGCCACCCAGCAGCTGCCGGCCCTCGCCCGGCAGACCTGCGAGCGGTCCGGCATCACCCCCGAGGAACTGGCGGGCGTCGTCCTGCACCAGGCCAACCTGCGGATCATCGAGCCGCTCGCCGCGAAGATCGGCGCCGTCAACGCGATCGTCGCCCGCGACGTCGTCGACTCCGGCAACACCTCGGCCGCCTCCATCCCGCTGGCCCTGGCCAAGCTGGTCGAACGCGGCGAACTCGCCACCGGCGCCCCCGTCCTCCTCTTCGGCTTCGGCGGAAACCTCTCGTACGCGGGCCAGGTCGTCCGGGTGCCGTAG
- a CDS encoding (2Fe-2S) ferredoxin domain-containing protein, which produces MTPVPIRYGARPCSLVVCRGCCCGDARKNPGTDHTGQLARLREAAAASGGRLVVRTSDCLGPCAQANIVVVQPSTEGRRRGGRAAWVAFTLDDDALDDILAWTAAGGPGITPPPATLALQMIDAPKN; this is translated from the coding sequence GTGACCCCGGTCCCGATACGGTACGGGGCCCGCCCCTGCTCCCTCGTCGTCTGCCGCGGCTGCTGCTGCGGCGACGCCCGCAAGAACCCCGGCACCGACCACACCGGCCAGCTCGCCCGCCTCCGCGAAGCCGCCGCAGCCTCCGGCGGCCGACTCGTCGTCCGTACGAGCGACTGCCTCGGCCCCTGCGCCCAGGCCAACATCGTCGTCGTCCAGCCCTCCACCGAGGGCCGCCGACGCGGCGGGCGGGCCGCCTGGGTCGCCTTCACCCTCGACGACGACGCCCTCGACGACATCCTCGCCTGGACGGCGGCCGGCGGGCCCGGAATCACCCCGCCCCCGGCCACCCTCGCCCTCCAGATGATCGATGCGCCGAAGAACTGA
- a CDS encoding isochorismatase family protein produces the protein MPAPDPGLTALDPRRTALVLVDFMERIVALPLAPRPGTDALAAAARLAATFRAADAPVVHIRVERPNVDAQPPGSELVPDLVRDGEPVVVKRTIGGFHDTGLHELLTSYGATTLVLGGIATNLGVESTARAAADLGYDLVFAEDAMTALTADEHRASVGLDFPRLGTVAPVSAITLGSATTPDDADAPYGPDTLDGPE, from the coding sequence ATGCCCGCACCCGATCCCGGCCTCACCGCGCTCGATCCCCGCCGTACCGCGCTCGTCCTCGTCGACTTCATGGAACGCATCGTCGCGCTGCCCCTCGCACCCCGCCCCGGCACCGACGCCCTCGCCGCCGCGGCCCGGCTCGCCGCCACCTTCCGGGCCGCCGACGCCCCCGTCGTCCACATCCGGGTCGAGCGGCCGAACGTCGACGCCCAGCCGCCCGGCAGCGAACTCGTCCCCGACCTCGTCCGGGACGGCGAGCCCGTCGTCGTCAAGCGCACCATCGGCGGCTTCCACGACACCGGACTCCACGAGCTGCTGACCTCGTACGGCGCCACCACCCTGGTCCTCGGCGGCATCGCCACCAACCTCGGCGTCGAGTCCACCGCCCGCGCCGCCGCCGACCTCGGCTACGACCTCGTCTTCGCCGAGGACGCCATGACCGCGCTCACCGCCGACGAGCACCGCGCCTCCGTCGGCCTCGACTTCCCCCGCCTCGGCACCGTCGCCCCCGTCTCCGCGATCACGCTGGGCTCCGCGACCACCCCGGACGACGCCGACGCTCCGTACGGCCCCGACACCCTGGACGGCCCCGAGTGA
- a CDS encoding bile acid:sodium symporter family protein, with product MTVRTPARTPRRTLRLPSWLPVDGYVLALLGTVALAALLPASGAAADVAEGASTGAVALLFFLYGARLSTREALDGLKHWRLHLTVLGSTFLLFPLLGLAARGLVPTVLTPQLYTGLLFLCLVPSTIQSSIAFTSIARGNVPAAICAGSFSSLAGIVLTPLLAALLLGNSAGGLSADALLKIVLQLLVPFLAGQFLRRWVGGFLTRNKKVLGYVDRGSILLVVYTAFSQGMVAGIWHLVTPARLGLLLAVEAVLLAAMLALTWYGAGRLGFGRADRIAIQFAGSKKSLAAGLPMASVLFGPQAALAVLPLMLFHQMQLMVCAVIAKRRARDEELTAGTGEPGETDGAPSVGRITPMTAPR from the coding sequence ATGACCGTCCGTACGCCCGCCCGCACCCCACGCCGCACCCTCCGGCTGCCGTCCTGGCTGCCCGTCGACGGGTACGTCCTGGCCCTGCTCGGCACGGTCGCCCTCGCCGCGCTCCTCCCCGCGTCCGGTGCCGCGGCCGACGTCGCGGAAGGCGCGTCGACCGGGGCCGTGGCCCTCCTCTTCTTCCTCTACGGGGCCCGCCTCTCCACCCGAGAGGCCCTCGACGGCCTCAAGCACTGGCGGCTCCACCTCACCGTCCTCGGCAGCACCTTCCTGCTCTTCCCGCTCCTCGGACTCGCCGCGCGGGGCCTCGTCCCCACCGTGCTCACCCCGCAGCTCTACACCGGCCTGCTCTTCCTCTGCCTGGTGCCGTCCACCATCCAGTCCTCCATAGCCTTCACCTCGATCGCCCGCGGCAACGTCCCCGCCGCCATCTGCGCGGGTTCCTTCTCCTCGCTCGCGGGCATCGTCCTGACCCCCCTGCTCGCGGCACTGCTCCTCGGCAACAGTGCGGGTGGCCTCTCCGCCGACGCGCTCCTGAAGATCGTGCTCCAGCTCCTCGTACCGTTCCTCGCCGGACAGTTCCTGCGACGCTGGGTCGGAGGGTTCCTCACCCGCAACAAGAAGGTCCTGGGCTACGTCGACCGGGGCTCGATCCTCCTCGTCGTCTACACCGCCTTCAGCCAGGGCATGGTCGCCGGCATCTGGCACCTGGTGACCCCGGCCCGGCTCGGCCTGCTGCTCGCCGTCGAGGCCGTGCTGCTCGCGGCAATGCTGGCCCTGACCTGGTACGGAGCCGGGCGCCTCGGCTTCGGCCGGGCGGACCGGATCGCGATCCAGTTCGCCGGCTCGAAGAAGAGCCTGGCGGCCGGACTGCCGATGGCGAGCGTCCTCTTCGGCCCGCAGGCCGCGCTCGCCGTGCTCCCGCTGATGCTGTTCCACCAGATGCAGCTGATGGTCTGCGCGGTGATCGCGAAGCGCCGCGCGCGCGACGAAGAGCTGACCGCGGGGACGGGGGAGCCGGGGGAGACCGATGGTGCCCCCTCCGTAGGCCGGATCACACCCATGACCGCCCCGCGATGA
- a CDS encoding LysR substrate-binding domain-containing protein, whose translation MYEPTQLRTFLAVAQTLSFTRAAERLGLRQSTVSQHVRRLEEATGRPLFTRDTHRVALTEDGEAMLGFARTILQAHERAAAYFGGTRLRGRLRFGASEDFVTTRLPEILESFRREHPEVDLELTVELSGTLQARLAAGRLDLILAKRRGGESEGRLVWEDALIWIGAPGLRLDPDRPVPLILYPPPGITRARALEALEAQGRAWRIACTSSSLSANVAAARAGLGVMAHTRDLVPPGLVPVPARAGLPELGEVGFVLRAGRRGGAVQEAADALAEAILAGGDRLHRPG comes from the coding sequence GTGTACGAGCCCACCCAGCTGCGCACCTTCCTCGCCGTGGCCCAGACGCTGAGCTTCACCCGGGCCGCCGAGCGCCTCGGGCTGCGCCAGTCGACCGTCAGCCAGCACGTACGACGGCTGGAGGAGGCGACCGGCCGGCCGCTGTTCACCCGGGACACCCACCGGGTGGCGCTGACGGAGGACGGCGAGGCGATGCTCGGGTTCGCGCGCACGATCCTGCAGGCGCACGAGCGGGCGGCGGCGTACTTCGGCGGGACCCGGCTGCGCGGTCGGCTGCGTTTCGGTGCGTCGGAGGACTTCGTGACGACCAGGCTGCCGGAGATCCTGGAGTCCTTCCGGCGTGAGCACCCGGAGGTCGACCTGGAGCTGACGGTCGAGCTGTCCGGGACGCTCCAGGCCAGGCTCGCGGCGGGCCGGCTGGATCTGATCCTGGCCAAGCGGCGCGGTGGGGAGAGCGAGGGGCGGCTCGTATGGGAGGACGCCCTGATCTGGATCGGGGCGCCGGGACTTCGGCTGGATCCCGACCGCCCGGTGCCGCTCATCCTGTACCCGCCGCCGGGGATCACCCGGGCGCGGGCCCTGGAGGCGCTTGAGGCGCAGGGCCGGGCGTGGCGGATCGCGTGTACGAGTTCCAGCCTGAGCGCGAACGTGGCGGCGGCCCGCGCCGGGCTCGGCGTGATGGCGCACACGCGGGACCTGGTGCCGCCGGGGCTCGTGCCGGTTCCGGCGCGTGCGGGGCTGCCGGAGCTAGGCGAGGTGGGCTTCGTGCTGCGCGCGGGGCGCCGGGGCGGGGCGGTGCAGGAGGCGGCGGACGCACTGGCGGAGGCGATCCTGGCGGGCGGCGACCGGCTGCACCGGCCGGGCTGA